The Euphorbia lathyris chromosome 8, ddEupLath1.1, whole genome shotgun sequence genome has a window encoding:
- the LOC136202652 gene encoding shikimate O-hydroxycinnamoyltransferase-like, whose protein sequence is MRFKCGSVCIGVYLHHIVVDGISSFHFINSWFDIARGIPVVNPPFIDRIILDAWVPPTHTYHHIKYDPPPTMINASSQTHDSKPTTVKTFKITPDQLATLKSKIKSGINYSAFEVLTAQIWYCVCKAPELCSDQSTKLYFPINGRFRLDPLLPSGYFGNVQFTTAVISSAGEIDSSSLEQLVEKIHKSLQKMDDGYLKSTLGYFKKQSDLTAVRREGHIFGCPNLDMVSWTGLPLYNADFGWGRPIHMGRAKVRFEGISYITRSPNNDNTLSLIICFQSNHINAFHNLFKSRIGLTPKL, encoded by the coding sequence ATGCGTTTTAAATGCGGAAGTGTTTGTATTGGAGTGTATTTGCATCACATAGTTGTAGATGGTATATCTTCCTTCCATTTCATCAATTCATGGTTTGATATTGCTCGTGGCATACCGGTTGTCAATCCACCTTTTATTGATAGAATTATACTTGATGCTTGGGTGCCACCTACCCATACTTATCATCATATCAAGTATGATCCTCCTCCAACAATGATTAATGCCTCTAGTCAAACTCACGATTCCAAACCCACAACCGTTAAAACGTTCAAGATCACACCTGATCAACTCGCCACTCTAAAATCCAAGATCAAGAGTGGAATTAATTATAGCGCATTTGAAGTCTTAACTGCACAAATTTGGTATTGTGTTTGCAAAGCACCTGAGTTGTGTAGTGATCAATCAACAAAACTTTATTTTCCAATAAATGGCCGGTTTAGATTGGATCCTCTACTGCCATCGGGATACTTTGGTAATGTACAATTCACCACTGCAGTTATAAGCTCAGCTGGTGAGATTGACTCAAGTTCGTTGGAACAATTAGTGGAAAAAATCCATAAATCCTTACAGAAAATGGATGATGGGTATTTAAAATCTACTCTTGGTTATTTTAAAAAGCAATCTGATCTGACGGCTGTGAGGAGAGAGGGCCATATATTTGGATGTCCGAATTTAGACATGGTGAGTTGGACAGGGCTACCACTGTACAACGCAGATTTTGGGTGGGGAAGACCCATTCACATGGGACGAGCAAAAGTTCGTTTTGAAGGAATTAGTTATATAACTCGTAGTCCAAATAATGATAACACTCTCTCATTAATTATTTGCTTCCAATCCAACCATATAAATGCCTTTcataatttgtttaaaagtcgAATAGGTCTTACACCTAaactataa